The genomic region ACCTTTCCGCGGTCCGAGGCGCTACACTCGCCCGGGCTCAATCGATGGTGTCTCCTCTGCGGCCCCTTCAACGCCCAAGCAACCTTCGCCCGAGACTCCTGTTGAGTCTCTCGAGAGCTCACGTTTCCTTGAAGAGCGCTTTGGTAGAAACCTCGACTTGTCCATGGTTGAGCGTGCCAAGTCTGCCATCCGTCGACGTATCGCTGGAGCCATGGCTCATGACGTCGATCTGAACAATGGCCCTCTACCTGCGATGACATCCAACACTCGCGGCATGCCCAACCTTGAGGAGAACGACGTCTACCTTTACCCTGCTGGCATGAACGCCATTTTTAATGCTCACCGTGCGCTCCTTCACGCAAGAGAGCCAGCTCAAAGTATCAACTTTGGTTTCCCTTACGTAGACACACTCAAGATTCTGCAGAAGTTTGGCCCTGGGTGTCTCTTTTACGGACACGCCTCTGCAGAAGACCTCAATGATCTTGAGGCACGGCTCAAGAACGGCGAGCGGTTTCTCGGTCTCTTCTGCGAGTTCCCTGGGAACCCTCTGCTGACATGCCCTGACCTCACTCGCATCCGCAAACTAGCAGATGAATACGACTTCGCAGTCGTTGTCGACGAGACAATTGGCACATTtgccaacatcaacgtccTCCCTGTTGCAGATGTAGTTGTCAGCAGCCTCACCAAGATCTTCTCGGGCGACTCCAATGTCATGGGTGGAGGGCTTGTTCTCAACCCTGAGAGCAAGTATTACCGCACACTCAAGACCACCATGAACGAGATCTACCAAGACAACTACTGGCCCGAGGATGTCATCTTCATGGAGAGGAACAGTCGCGACTTTGAGTCTCGAGTGGTCCGCATCAACGCGAATTCGGATGCTATCTGTGAAGTGCTGCGAACACATCCCCTTGTCAAGAGCATTTACTACCCCAAGTACAATGACTCCAAGCCTCATTACGAAAAGGTCCGTTTGCCAGATGGCGGATACGGAGGTCTACTTTCCGTCGTATTTCAGCAAAAGGAGCATGCTCAGGCCTTCTTTGACGCATTGCCTCTTGCAAAGGGACCAAGTCTAGGCACAAATTTCACCTTGGCTTCACCATATGTTCTACTTGCCCACTATCAGGAACTGGAATGGGCTGAGcagtttggtgttgatccCTATCTTGTTCGCGTAAGCGTTGGTTTAGAGGAGACCACTGAACTTCAGGACACTTTCACAAGCGCCTTGAAGGCGGCTGAGGCTGTGTCGGTTACGAGCTGATAATAGAAAGCAAACAAAAGTGCTGTTTTTCCTTGCACATAATCGTCTATCTTCATTCTATAAAGTTCATGTCATTGCCGTTCCATACCGATCCAGTTTTCCGTCATAAATCTAAAAGAGCGGTGTTAGTAGACTGTGCACCCTTTACTGATAGAACTCACAAATATTACGGTTCTTTCTGATGCAAAATTCCATGCCAATCCAAGTCGCTTAAGTTTGtcgtgacgatgatgataataataatagtcGCGTCCATGTCTGAGCCTATCGAGCTCACATTATGCAGCATTCCTGGTGGACATAACCAGGCCCGTAGTCCTCGATACCACGCTCAATCTCGTTCGCGCGCGCTTTCTCTTTAACCTCCTTTGCAAAATATTTCTTCATGTACTTTTGTAGTTCGTAGTCAAGATTCATCGCAGAAGCCTTGAGGACCACGTCTGCTCTGCACAATGGGCAATGCTTCTCCTTTCGTCGCTGAATCTTAATGACACAACGGATACAGAATACGTGTTGACAGTCGAGACGGACAGGCAAGTAAGCTACCGAGAAACAGACTGGGCAAAGATAGTCGTTGAGCTGGGGGACCTTGGATACGAGCTCTTGCGACATTTGTGCGCAGACATCTCGTGCAATGGTGCCCGCCAAGAGCTTGTCAGAGTGAACAATGGTAGGAAACTTTCTAGCAACTCCGAGCGCTGTTCGTTTGTCGAATTCTTTGTCAACGTCAGTATCTCGGGTTTAACAAGCACTTGGCATATTCAACTTACTCTTAAGAATTTTGGCAACGGCAGTCTTGTTAAGCTCCTGGAACTGCATGTTCTTTAGGAGGGACGCATTCAAGTTAATGAAGCGGTGGAAAGCTGCCGTGCTCTCGGGAAGCTTGAAATCTTTGACGAGATTCTGCTTAGCGACCTGGTCCTGGAACCATTGCAGCTGCCTCAGAGCGACTTGACTTGAGCGTTCTCCATGGTCTTGTTCGTGGGTAGCGAAGAAGATCTCAGCATCCAAATACAGCTCGAAGATTTGTCGCCATCGCGCAAGATCTGTCTTTGAGAATCGCTTCGGCTTTACGACCTGTTCAACTTCTTTCCCAAGCGCTACGATTTCCGAGGTCATggttttctcttcctccgtTTGCAGAGCATCAAGGTTGTTGACATCGCTCTGAAGCATCTCGAAGAATTCGGCGTCGAAAGTCAGGGGAACCTCGATGATTTCGTACGTTCCTTCGGTCGCACCAGTAGCAGGTGAGGTCGCCGAGACTTCGGTCGAGCCATTGTCTGTAGGCTCAGCGATGGGTTCTGTTTGCTCGGAGTTGCTGGCTGGCTTTTCGGTAATTTTGACAGTCTTTTCGTCGGCGACAGCAATGGCAAGCTTGTCGTTGACTTCGCCAACGAGCGCATCAACCGTTTCGGCGGAGGGTGCAGATGTGGACTCGACAACGGTTTCGGTTTTTGCGGCATCCTTCACAGAGTCCGGTTCTAGCGATTTAGTGGCAGACTCGACTTGCGCCGGTTGGTTCTGGGGGAGGTTGATTgcgatcttgttgagaaagtCGCGCGTATTGGGCGCAAGCGAGGCATCGACGGGGACACCGTCCTGAAGATGAACCTGTACGGTGAGTTTTGGGCGGAGGTGAGAGTCGGCACCGCCTGTGaaaagtcagtcagtcagtcagtcagtcttGGGCGGAGGAGAAAACCGTTGAAAACGTTGGGGTCAGGTCATACCGTTGAGTTTATACTTCAAGGCCACAGGAGACGTTTCATCGGGATTGAGGAGCTCGCGCAACGTCTCAGGATCGAGCCCAAGCTCATGTAGCTCCCGCGCAACTTTCTTGAGACATTTCTTGAGCTGGCTATAGGGAATAGCATGATCTACCCAGTGAGCAGGGAAGTCTGTGAGGCTTGGTTAGACGCTAAGTAGGTACAGTATGTAGGATGCGCAGAAGTGATAGTATATTGAATATAAAACCACCCGAATATGGACGAAAACATGTGGACTAGACGAACCTTGAGCTCGTAGAGTCTCTTTGAAATCGTGACCGAATTTCATGATTGCCAAATTGGTGTAGCAGCAAAGAAATCCAGTGTCAGGAGTTTTCACATAAGAGAGGCACGCGACCACTTGCAGTATAAGGCAGCTGGTGGAAAAAAAAGACGGGGAAAGACGAAGGAACAAGAGCAGAACAAGCGACGCTTAAGGTTGAAGGACTCGGATCGCAAGACAAAAACAGGGGAAGGGTCAAAAATCAAGTCAGGGAAATACGCCGCAtcaaagaggaggagaggaagaggtgaGTGAGTGCCATTAATAAGGTGGTTAACTTagtactaggtaggtaggtaattaatgaatgaatgaatgaccTCGTGCGTGGAAAAGATCGATATTGTATGTATCAAAAGAGAAtgggaggagggagagacCTAACTCGATGCAGACTCGCCCACGTAAATATTGGTACGGATTTCGGGTCACTCATGGTCTTTTTCCCTCTGAATGGTATGTCCTCCGTTTGCTTTAGAAAAGGGAAGAAACGGGTAGGGATGAGCCTGGAGTGGGCTCTCGGCAATCTCTTGCCGGCAACGGTAGAGGCGTTTAAGCTGAatgatacatacatacctaggtacctacctttCATGAATCAGACCAACTGCATCATTCGACCATTTTCGCTGACCGAGACCGAGACTCGAGACTCTTCCAAGCCAGTCTACacaggcaggcaggcagg from Fusarium fujikuroi IMI 58289 draft genome, chromosome FFUJ_chr04 harbors:
- a CDS encoding related to O-succinylhomoserine (thiol)-lyase; this translates as MPEIGLGESIPPDTAHAVSVSLPTWKANVGYEEGEDWVVNRMTTGYPRFFVHKGIQAFAKDIVDRYGSPGQQAMLFPTPRVANRCQDFILQRISPELANQVRIIDFALDKSKELSPVLTKLTSTISAVVYPSEVFPIAKQYWQHTGEGTSSRRAEFCHGLFKDDLLIPAARSRTPPEASQGRPFRGPRRYTRPGSIDGVSSAAPSTPKQPSPETPVESLESSRFLEERFGRNLDLSMVERAKSAIRRRIAGAMAHDVDLNNGPLPAMTSNTRGMPNLEENDVYLYPAGMNAIFNAHRALLHAREPAQSINFGFPYVDTLKILQKFGPGCLFYGHASAEDLNDLEARLKNGERFLGLFCEFPGNPLLTCPDLTRIRKLADEYDFAVVVDETIGTFANINVLPVADVVVSSLTKIFSGDSNVMGGGLVLNPESKYYRTLKTTMNEIYQDNYWPEDVIFMERNSRDFESRVVRINANSDAICEVLRTHPLVKSIYYPKYNDSKPHYEKVRLPDGGYGGLLSVVFQQKEHAQAFFDALPLAKGPSLGTNFTLASPYVLLAHYQELEWAEQFGVDPYLVRVSVGLEETTELQDTFTSALKAAEAVSVTS